A single window of Paenibacillus sp. FSL H8-0537 DNA harbors:
- a CDS encoding Wzz/FepE/Etk N-terminal domain-containing protein, whose product MELKQYWHVVKKRIWLIAVLVCIAGVATGIYSYFFQQPEFEASTKLIVNQTGSQNDIIAKLDLSTINSNIQLVKTYKEIIRTPRVMDKVAQKHPELGLTAGELIERISVTSVNDTQVMSVTAKDSSYSRAANIANAVSEVFMQELPSLMQVDNVSILYEADHTLTPPPVSPKPTVNIAIAIALSMLVGIGFALLLDYLDDTIKTEEDIQAVLGLPTLSLIPKIREVDLGKHKDNSIDQPMRGKNNVTFEA is encoded by the coding sequence TTGGAATTAAAACAATATTGGCATGTTGTGAAAAAAAGAATTTGGTTGATAGCAGTACTCGTCTGCATAGCAGGAGTGGCGACAGGCATCTATTCTTATTTTTTTCAACAGCCGGAATTTGAGGCGTCGACCAAGCTGATCGTTAATCAGACAGGCAGTCAAAACGATATTATCGCCAAGCTGGATTTAAGCACGATCAATTCCAACATTCAACTGGTGAAGACGTACAAGGAGATTATAAGAACGCCGAGGGTGATGGACAAGGTTGCCCAGAAGCATCCTGAGCTTGGCCTTACGGCAGGCGAGCTGATTGAACGGATTAGCGTAACCTCGGTCAACGACACGCAGGTGATGTCGGTCACGGCTAAGGATTCCTCTTATAGCCGGGCCGCGAACATTGCGAATGCGGTATCGGAGGTGTTCATGCAGGAGCTGCCAAGCTTGATGCAGGTTGATAATGTGTCGATTTTATACGAAGCCGATCATACGCTCACTCCTCCTCCTGTGTCGCCTAAGCCGACGGTGAATATTGCGATTGCGATTGCACTCTCTATGCTGGTAGGCATTGGATTCGCACTGCTGCTCGATTATCTCGACGATACGATTAAGACGGAGGAAGACATTCAGGCGGTGCTTGGCTTGCCGACGCTGTCGCTCATTCCGAAAATCCGCGAGGTTGATCTAG
- a CDS encoding HSP90 family protein gives MSNEQEYRFQVNLSGMINILSNHLYSSPNVYLRELLQNATDAITARGQLEPGFTGNVTVEIAGSGSQMTMTVEDNGVGLTEEDIHQFLAMIGHSSKVGQDFIAKETSFIGRFGIGLLSCFMVSDEIVVLTQSVKGGPSMEWRGKPDGTYTIRQLSTKLSPGTKIYLRCKPDSEPYYEPQMVEDLLFYYGALLPYPVRLHANGVAKTINESRPDWIMQPELARGRRREVLAFGEKLLGEPMQDFIPLQTANGRTGGIAFILPHSVNLNTRRSHKVYLKQMLVSDKAENILPEWAFFVKCLIWTDELQPTASREHFYEDERLETVREELGQSIRNELMRIGEYEPDRLKRIIELHALSMKALAAQDEDFLQTIYRWLTFESTYGERTFGELLADNKKIFYTLSVDEYRQITHVAAAQSMLVLNGGYIYNHELLERLSLLLPELDMERLLPEDVSLSFEDLTNEERNQYYERIRLADGALQRFRCQIQLKRFAPAELPALYTLSKESSSLRSLEKAKENSSDLLASVLGNLGTSFTESAYSTLYFNLNNPLVQKIFNSADNEMFSTAAQMLYTNALLMGHYPMTRQELGVLGQGMVKFIDWGLSSNA, from the coding sequence ATGAGCAACGAACAGGAGTATCGCTTTCAGGTTAATTTAAGCGGAATGATCAATATACTTTCCAACCATTTATATAGTAGTCCTAATGTTTATTTGCGTGAGCTTCTGCAAAACGCGACGGACGCTATTACAGCACGTGGACAGCTTGAGCCTGGTTTCACCGGAAATGTGACGGTAGAAATTGCAGGCAGCGGCAGCCAAATGACGATGACGGTTGAAGACAACGGCGTAGGACTGACCGAGGAGGATATTCATCAGTTTCTAGCAATGATTGGACACTCCTCCAAGGTCGGTCAGGATTTTATCGCAAAAGAAACCTCATTCATCGGCCGCTTCGGCATCGGTCTGCTGTCCTGCTTTATGGTCAGCGACGAAATCGTCGTTCTGACCCAATCGGTGAAGGGCGGACCATCCATGGAATGGCGCGGCAAACCGGACGGAACGTATACGATTCGCCAGCTAAGCACCAAGCTATCGCCGGGAACGAAAATTTATTTGCGCTGTAAGCCAGATAGCGAGCCTTATTACGAGCCGCAAATGGTTGAAGATTTACTCTTCTATTATGGCGCCTTGCTGCCCTATCCGGTTAGGCTGCATGCAAATGGAGTCGCGAAGACGATTAATGAATCGCGGCCAGACTGGATTATGCAGCCGGAGCTGGCGCGCGGTCGTCGCCGTGAAGTGCTTGCCTTCGGTGAAAAGCTGCTAGGGGAGCCGATGCAGGATTTCATCCCGCTCCAAACAGCGAATGGCCGAACGGGCGGTATCGCTTTTATTTTGCCGCATAGTGTGAACCTGAATACCCGCCGTTCCCACAAAGTGTATTTGAAGCAAATGCTCGTCTCGGACAAAGCGGAAAACATTTTACCGGAATGGGCATTTTTCGTCAAATGCCTCATTTGGACGGATGAGCTGCAGCCGACGGCCTCCCGCGAGCATTTTTATGAGGATGAACGGCTGGAAACGGTGCGCGAGGAGCTTGGACAATCGATTCGCAATGAGCTTATGCGCATAGGCGAGTATGAGCCGGATCGATTGAAACGCATCATTGAGCTGCATGCTTTGTCGATGAAGGCACTCGCTGCGCAGGATGAGGATTTCCTGCAAACGATTTATCGTTGGCTAACTTTCGAAAGCACATACGGAGAACGAACATTTGGCGAGCTGCTGGCCGATAATAAGAAAATATTTTACACCTTATCTGTTGATGAATATCGTCAAATTACCCATGTTGCCGCAGCGCAATCGATGCTCGTCCTTAATGGCGGCTATATTTATAACCATGAATTGCTTGAGCGCCTGTCGCTTCTTCTTCCTGAGCTGGATATGGAAAGGCTGCTGCCGGAAGATGTATCGCTGTCCTTCGAGGATTTAACGAACGAGGAGCGCAATCAATATTACGAGCGCATTCGCCTTGCGGATGGAGCTTTGCAGCGCTTCCGCTGCCAAATTCAGCTTAAACGGTTTGCTCCAGCAGAGCTTCCCGCCCTATATACGCTGTCAAAGGAATCATCATCGCTGCGCTCCTTGGAAAAAGCGAAGGAGAACAGCTCCGATCTGCTCGCCTCCGTTCTTGGCAACCTTGGCACAAGTTTTACGGAGTCGGCGTATTCGACGCTTTATTTCAACTTAAACAATCCGCTCGTGCAGAAGATTTTCAACAGCGCCGACAACGAAATGTTCTCGACTGCTGCCCAAATGCTGTACACCAACGCCTTGCTGATGGGTCATTATCCAATGACGCGCCAGGAGCTTGGCGTACTCGGACAAGGCATGGTTAAATTTATCGACTGGGGACTTTCCTCGAATGCCTAA
- a CDS encoding copper amine oxidase N-terminal domain-containing protein, which translates to MKMKKLIVPMLSLTLLMPTMAGAAAPAATAVKASVNTPAAELRAGLDYLLSEHFTLAVSAMTKAYDGTKDADAAYKALDQNARDMQPAIASLYGDAGAAEFERIFRAHNQYTDDLVKATKKKDAAAIKTAEEKVSGFVDEFGNFLGAATEGKLPADAAKQAIRSHEDHVQEVFEDYAAGDYKGAYEAYRKGYAEMFGISKVLSSAIAAQMPAKFENTKADSKAADLRSALNQLAGEHFALSALQMQEQYDGRAASDALIWAEAMNTADFKAAIASIYGAEGAAAFEKIWVTNHVNAQADFVTAVKNNDVAAKAAVEARIAGFTTEFATFLDSATAGNLPKEAGQAALTAHENQVQQVLTQYAAGDYTASYKTNREGYKLMFGVGQALGNAIVTQFNDKFQDATTPTTPTTPTDPATMVKVWMQVGSNVLNINGIVTKMDTEPFIWSGMTYIPLRYLSEGIGADVKWNKKAQQVTIKAGSDTLKFWINKDFMEVNGMKKSVGANVFVNSDNRTVVPLRFITELLGWNVQWGKADHSITLTKAM; encoded by the coding sequence ATGAAGATGAAAAAATTAATCGTTCCAATGTTAAGCTTGACCCTATTAATGCCGACTATGGCAGGTGCAGCAGCGCCAGCAGCTACAGCGGTGAAGGCATCGGTGAACACACCGGCAGCCGAGCTGAGAGCAGGACTTGATTATTTGCTCTCCGAGCATTTCACCCTTGCGGTATCAGCGATGACGAAGGCCTATGACGGCACTAAAGATGCAGACGCTGCTTACAAAGCGCTCGACCAGAATGCACGGGATATGCAGCCGGCGATTGCTTCGCTTTACGGCGATGCAGGCGCAGCTGAGTTCGAAAGAATTTTCCGCGCACACAATCAGTACACAGACGATTTAGTCAAAGCAACGAAGAAAAAGGATGCAGCAGCAATTAAGACAGCGGAAGAGAAAGTAAGCGGGTTTGTAGACGAGTTCGGCAATTTCCTCGGCGCTGCAACAGAGGGCAAGCTTCCAGCGGATGCAGCGAAGCAAGCGATTCGCAGCCATGAGGATCACGTCCAAGAAGTATTTGAGGATTATGCAGCTGGCGATTACAAAGGTGCATATGAGGCTTACCGTAAAGGCTACGCCGAAATGTTCGGCATTAGCAAAGTGTTGTCCAGTGCAATCGCAGCCCAAATGCCGGCAAAATTCGAAAACACTAAAGCAGACTCCAAAGCAGCTGATCTGAGATCCGCATTGAATCAATTGGCTGGCGAGCATTTTGCCCTGTCTGCCCTGCAAATGCAAGAGCAATACGATGGAAGAGCCGCTTCTGACGCTCTGATCTGGGCAGAAGCGATGAACACAGCTGATTTCAAAGCAGCAATCGCCTCCATCTATGGGGCAGAAGGCGCAGCCGCTTTCGAGAAAATTTGGGTAACGAACCATGTAAATGCCCAAGCTGATTTTGTAACGGCAGTTAAAAATAATGATGTGGCAGCAAAAGCAGCAGTTGAAGCGCGTATCGCTGGCTTCACGACTGAATTTGCGACATTCCTTGATTCTGCAACAGCGGGCAATCTGCCTAAAGAGGCGGGCCAGGCCGCTCTGACCGCACATGAAAATCAAGTACAGCAAGTGCTTACGCAATATGCAGCTGGCGACTACACGGCTTCGTACAAAACGAACCGCGAAGGCTACAAGCTGATGTTCGGTGTTGGTCAAGCGCTCGGCAATGCGATTGTCACGCAGTTTAACGACAAATTCCAAGACGCAACTACACCTACAACTCCGACAACACCAACTGATCCTGCCACGATGGTAAAGGTTTGGATGCAAGTAGGCAGCAACGTCCTGAACATTAACGGTATTGTTACAAAAATGGATACAGAGCCATTCATCTGGAGCGGCATGACTTATATTCCGCTTCGCTACCTGAGCGAAGGCATTGGCGCTGACGTGAAATGGAATAAAAAAGCGCAGCAAGTTACGATTAAAGCAGGCAGTGATACGCTGAAATTTTGGATCAACAAAGACTTCATGGAAGTAAACGGGATGAAAAAATCCGTTGGCGCTAATGTATTTGTCAACTCCGACAACAGAACGGTCGTTCCACTTCGCTTCATTACGGAACTGCTTGGCTGGAACGTACAATGGGGCAAAGCCGATCATTCCATTACGTTGACAAAAGCAATGTAA
- a CDS encoding X2-like carbohydrate binding domain-containing protein: protein MTKRHHASIWPRIGIFMLAFIIMLQVCIPSIYAAPTPDTFTKKSGETLPTKSMTAGAYGNGLYIAVGYDGAIIKSTDAEHWENVKTKADSNYSGVIAPASFIFYGVAYGNGVFVAVGSEGVILSSTDGVNWTQRTSGISTQISNVEYFTFNGAGAFYALSKGKYVTSTNGTTWTTVVPTGLPSDKSITQVTVGNNGARLGVSSEEGKIYSTTNGTTWTFVQPVTPASLPANGANFLEWMNDRYFMADISGYIWTSTDLATFTLMGAPSLQVGSNPTGQMRKGFYDGTHYYLFGSEGSKYGSVYTSTDATTWTLQPFEREFVDQNASFINGKYFLFGNEGMSVSDTGSNWSYKWGGNFNEIIYDGTKYIAVGQLGKEGTIWTSNDLSAWTKQSISGQADAFTSVAHGNGKYVAVAGPYHGATKLATSSNGTSWSLQGSLLGNEFFNDVAYGSGIFVATGYTNKAVIETSVDGVTWTEQTLPTNTLNYLASVAYINNQFVALGNANDNFGNVIELAILTSTDGINWVNHSSSYPNSTDFVTNIIFDGSKYILLGYDSLTYEMFTRTSADLVTWSSPGLTGGYSAYGGSTFIGKKGNMLYGLFTDSSYESEDIFYSNDDGATWQATSTLDATKRASALMTVNNEIVISGPNKLVMTSEAVVSSSAITPGTASFDKETSAQVDVAVTMTLNGNTLSSITNGGVTLTAGTDYTVAGNTVTIKKSYLAQQSVGTTNLAFNFSEGAAQTLAVTVSDTTPQNSQLSQTTASFDKETSAQADVAVTLTLNGNTLSSITNGVATLTAGTDYMVVGNVVTINKAYLAQQAVGTTNLAFNFSGGAAQTLAVTVSDTTPQNSQLSQTTASFDKETSAQADVAVTLTLNGNTLSSITNGVVTLTAGTDYTVVGNVVTINKAYLAQQAVGTTNLAFNFSAGAAQTLAVTVSDTTPQNSQLSQTTASFDKETSSQADVAVTLTLNGNTLSSITNGVATLTAGTDYTVVGNVVTIDKAYLAQQAVGTTNLAFNFSAGAAQTLAVTVSDTTPQNSQLSQTTASFDKETSSQADVAVTLTLNGNTLSSITNGVATLTAGTDYTVVGNVVTISKAYLSQQSVGTTNLAFNFSAGAAQTLAVTVSDTTPQNSQLSQTTASFDKETSAQADVAVTLTLNGNTLSSITNGVATLTAGTDYTVVGNVVTINKAYLAQQSVGTTNLAFNFSAGAAQTLAVTVSDTTPQNSQLSQTTASFDKETSAQADVAVTLTLNGNTLSGITNGMSALTPMTDYTLVGNVVTISKTYLAQQAIGTSNLSFNFSGGTAQILAVSISDSTIPAPQDSSLSQTTASFDKEISAQADVSVTLTLNGNTLSGITNGMSALTPMVDYTITGNVVTISKSYLAQQAEGTTNLSFNFNAGAAQTLAVTISDTTPANYEAPVLQAINSDNAKANLQWNPVDGADGYKVYMALQSGAYNTEVTTVGQSVYSYEATGLTNGTTYYFVVKAVFASDLSDASNERSVTPITVAEAPTAVSAAAGNGQATVSFTAPTDNGGSIITGYEVVDAEGHTVATGLVSPITVTDLTNGTSYSFTVKAINGAGSSEASVSSNTVTPSAPTSGGETTQPGSSSSSSSGTSGTGVDIWINGRQERIGSSATSNVNGSTTTTITVDQALLEQKLTAEGQGAIITIPLLGNSSNAVIGELTGQMIKNMEQKQAVLELKTDRATYTVPAQQINIDAISKQLGQAVSLNDITLRLEIGTLTDNMMKIVQGSADKGGFTLAAPSLDFAVSAVYNNQIIPITKFSAYVERTVALPAGIDPNKITTGIVVEPDGTVRHVPTKVLEDKGQYFAKINSLTNSAYSIVWHPLEFKDVANHWAKESVNNMGSRLVINGTGNELFSPNKDITRAEFAAIIVRGLGLKLENSAASFTDVQSADWYGSAVQTASASGLINGFEDGSFRPNDKITREQAMAIIAKAMKITGLKDTLPAVESGELLGRYNDAAKTSAWATAGIADVLQAEIVTGRSDTQLAPKANMTRAEVAAIIERLLKTSGLI from the coding sequence ATGACAAAAAGGCATCACGCATCGATATGGCCACGAATAGGAATTTTTATGCTCGCTTTTATCATCATGCTTCAAGTTTGTATCCCTTCCATTTATGCAGCTCCTACGCCGGACACCTTTACAAAAAAAAGCGGAGAGACGTTGCCTACGAAATCTATGACAGCTGGAGCCTATGGTAATGGACTATACATCGCGGTTGGATATGATGGGGCAATTATTAAATCTACAGATGCCGAGCATTGGGAAAACGTAAAAACAAAGGCCGATTCTAATTATAGTGGAGTAATTGCTCCAGCAAGCTTTATTTTTTATGGCGTTGCTTATGGCAATGGCGTCTTTGTTGCCGTTGGTTCTGAAGGGGTTATTTTAAGCTCCACGGATGGCGTGAATTGGACACAGCGAACCTCGGGGATTTCTACCCAGATTTCTAATGTCGAATATTTTACCTTTAATGGAGCTGGAGCCTTTTATGCACTCTCGAAAGGGAAGTATGTTACCTCTACCAATGGTACTACTTGGACAACGGTTGTACCTACTGGATTGCCTTCTGACAAATCCATCACTCAAGTTACAGTGGGAAACAATGGGGCGCGCCTCGGTGTGTCGAGTGAGGAAGGCAAAATTTATTCGACGACTAATGGCACGACTTGGACTTTCGTTCAGCCAGTGACCCCAGCCTCACTCCCCGCTAATGGAGCCAATTTTCTGGAATGGATGAATGACCGTTATTTTATGGCAGATATTAGCGGCTATATCTGGACCTCTACCGATCTCGCCACTTTTACCTTAATGGGTGCCCCGTCTTTACAAGTTGGGTCAAATCCAACCGGCCAAATGAGAAAAGGCTTTTATGATGGAACGCATTATTATTTGTTTGGCAGCGAGGGAAGCAAATATGGGTCTGTTTATACGTCAACAGATGCGACAACTTGGACGCTGCAGCCTTTTGAACGAGAGTTTGTTGATCAAAACGCTTCCTTTATAAATGGAAAATATTTCTTGTTTGGCAATGAAGGGATGAGCGTCTCAGATACGGGCTCGAATTGGAGCTATAAATGGGGCGGGAATTTTAATGAAATTATTTATGACGGTACCAAATATATAGCCGTTGGGCAGCTGGGAAAAGAAGGAACAATTTGGACTTCGAATGACCTGTCTGCGTGGACGAAGCAAAGTATTTCGGGACAAGCAGATGCTTTTACATCAGTGGCGCACGGAAATGGCAAGTACGTGGCAGTTGCCGGACCTTATCACGGCGCAACAAAATTGGCTACCTCCAGTAACGGTACAAGTTGGAGCCTGCAAGGGAGCTTACTTGGCAATGAATTTTTTAATGATGTTGCTTATGGCAGTGGGATATTTGTGGCTACAGGTTATACCAATAAGGCTGTGATCGAGACATCGGTGGACGGTGTAACTTGGACTGAGCAGACTTTGCCTACCAATACGTTGAACTATTTAGCCTCGGTTGCTTATATTAATAATCAATTTGTAGCGTTAGGAAATGCTAATGATAATTTTGGAAATGTGATTGAATTAGCAATTTTGACTTCAACTGATGGGATAAATTGGGTAAATCACTCTAGCAGTTATCCTAATTCAACCGATTTTGTAACCAATATAATTTTTGATGGAAGCAAATATATTTTGCTTGGGTACGATTCATTAACCTATGAAATGTTTACCCGTACGAGTGCGGATCTTGTGACATGGTCTTCTCCTGGTTTAACAGGAGGATATTCAGCATATGGTGGTTCGACATTTATAGGGAAAAAAGGCAATATGCTTTATGGACTTTTTACAGATAGCAGTTATGAATCAGAGGACATTTTTTATTCAAATGATGACGGTGCTACTTGGCAAGCAACTTCTACTTTAGATGCTACCAAGAGAGCATCTGCATTAATGACCGTCAATAACGAAATTGTTATATCCGGTCCTAACAAACTGGTTATGACCTCGGAAGCGGTAGTTTCTTCATCGGCAATTACCCCTGGTACGGCAAGCTTTGATAAAGAAACATCGGCGCAGGTGGATGTAGCAGTAACGATGACGCTGAACGGCAATACGCTGAGCAGCATCACGAATGGCGGAGTGACGCTGACAGCGGGAACCGATTACACAGTTGCGGGCAACACGGTAACGATTAAAAAGTCGTATTTGGCGCAGCAGTCTGTAGGCACGACGAACCTCGCGTTTAATTTCAGCGAAGGAGCAGCGCAGACGTTGGCGGTAACGGTGAGCGATACGACGCCGCAAAACAGCCAATTGAGCCAGACAACAGCGAGCTTCGATAAAGAAACATCAGCGCAAGCGGATGTAGCTGTAACCTTGACGCTGAACGGCAATACGCTGAGCAGCATCACGAATGGCGTAGCAACGCTAACAGCGGGAACGGACTACATGGTTGTGGGTAACGTAGTGACGATCAACAAAGCATATTTGGCTCAGCAAGCAGTAGGCACGACGAACCTCGCGTTTAATTTCAGCGGAGGAGCAGCGCAGACGTTGGCAGTAACGGTGAGCGACACAACGCCGCAAAATAGCCAGCTTAGCCAGACAACAGCAAGCTTTGATAAAGAAACATCAGCGCAAGCGGATGTAGCTGTAACTTTGACGCTGAACGGCAATACGCTGAGCAGCATCACGAATGGTGTAGTAACGCTAACAGCGGGAACGGACTACACGGTTGTGGGCAACGTAGTGACGATCAACAAAGCATATTTGGCGCAGCAAGCAGTAGGCACAACGAACCTCGCGTTTAATTTCAGTGCAGGAGCAGCGCAGACATTGGCGGTAACGGTGAGCGACACGACGCCGCAGAACAGCCAATTGAGCCAGACGACAGCGAGCTTTGATAAAGAAACCTCGTCGCAAGCGGATGTAGCTGTAACGTTGACGCTGAACGGCAATACGCTAAGCAGCATCACGAATGGTGTAGCAACGCTAACAGCGGGAACAGACTACACGGTTGTGGGTAACGTAGTGACGATCGACAAAGCATATTTGGCGCAGCAAGCAGTAGGCACGACGAACCTCGCGTTTAATTTCAGTGCAGGAGCAGCGCAAACGTTGGCGGTAACGGTAAGTGACACAACGCCGCAAAACAGCCAATTGAGCCAGACAACAGCGAGCTTTGATAAAGAAACCTCGTCGCAAGCGGATGTAGCTGTAACGTTGACGCTGAACGGCAATACGCTGAGCAGCATCACGAATGGCGTAGCAACGCTAACGGCGGGAACAGATTACACGGTTGTGGGCAATGTAGTGACGATCAGCAAAGCATATTTGTCGCAACAGTCAGTAGGCACGACGAACCTAGCGTTTAATTTCAGTGCAGGAGCAGCGCAGACGTTGGCAGTAACGGTGAGCGATACAACGCCGCAAAACAGCCAATTAAGCCAGACAACAGCGAGCTTCGATAAAGAAACATCAGCGCAAGCGGATGTAGCTGTAACGTTGACGCTGAACGGCAATACGTTGAGCAGCATCACGAATGGTGTAGCAACGCTAACAGCGGGAACGGACTACACGGTTGTGGGCAATGTAGTGACGATCAACAAAGCATATTTGGCTCAGCAGTCAGTAGGCACGACGAACCTCGCGTTTAATTTCAGCGCAGGAGCAGCACAGACGTTGGCGGTAACGGTGAGCGATACGACGCCGCAGAACAGCCAACTCAGCCAGACGACAGCGAGCTTCGATAAAGAAACATCAGCGCAAGCGGATGTAGCTGTAACGTTGACACTGAACGGCAATACATTGAGCGGTATCACGAATGGTATGTCAGCTCTAACGCCAATGACAGATTATACGCTTGTGGGTAACGTAGTGACCATAAGCAAAACGTATTTGGCACAACAAGCTATAGGCACATCGAATTTGTCATTCAACTTCAGTGGAGGCACAGCGCAGATACTGGCAGTTTCGATCAGTGACTCTACCATTCCGGCACCACAGGATAGCAGCCTGAGCCAGACGACAGCGAGCTTCGATAAAGAAATATCGGCGCAAGCAGATGTGTCCGTCACTCTAACACTGAACGGAAACACATTGAGCGGTATCACAAACGGTATGTCAGCTCTGACACCAATGGTAGACTATACGATTACTGGCAACGTAGTGACAATCAGCAAATCATATTTGGCACAACAAGCGGAAGGTACAACAAATCTCTCATTTAACTTTAACGCGGGAGCAGCGCAGACGTTGGCGGTCACCATTAGCGATACGACGCCTGCCAATTACGAGGCACCTGTCCTGCAAGCTATTAACTCTGATAATGCCAAGGCGAATCTGCAATGGAATCCAGTAGATGGAGCAGATGGCTACAAAGTGTATATGGCTCTCCAATCTGGGGCCTACAATACAGAGGTAACCACTGTTGGCCAGTCAGTATACAGCTATGAAGCAACTGGCTTAACGAATGGCACAACCTACTATTTTGTAGTAAAAGCCGTTTTTGCAAGCGACCTGAGCGATGCTTCCAATGAGCGGTCGGTGACGCCAATAACGGTTGCGGAAGCACCGACAGCGGTATCCGCCGCAGCTGGAAATGGTCAAGCAACGGTCTCATTCACAGCACCAACAGATAACGGCGGAAGTATCATTACTGGCTATGAGGTTGTAGATGCAGAGGGACATACAGTAGCAACGGGACTCGTTAGTCCGATTACCGTTACAGATCTCACGAACGGGACGAGCTATTCCTTCACGGTAAAAGCGATTAATGGTGCAGGCTCTAGTGAAGCATCCGTATCGTCCAATACCGTTACGCCATCAGCGCCTACAAGCGGCGGTGAAACGACACAGCCAGGTTCTTCGTCTTCCTCATCCTCAGGAACATCTGGTACAGGCGTAGACATCTGGATTAATGGGCGTCAGGAGAGAATCGGAAGTTCAGCTACATCTAATGTAAATGGCAGCACTACGACTACGATTACAGTCGATCAAGCCTTGCTGGAACAGAAGCTGACTGCAGAAGGTCAAGGTGCGATTATTACTATTCCGCTTCTTGGCAACAGCTCAAACGCCGTAATTGGCGAGCTGACAGGTCAAATGATTAAAAATATGGAGCAAAAGCAAGCTGTTCTTGAGCTCAAAACCGATCGGGCAACCTATACGGTGCCTGCTCAGCAAATCAACATTGATGCAATCTCCAAACAGTTGGGTCAAGCAGTTTCGCTGAACGATATTACGCTTCGGCTTGAGATCGGTACTTTAACGGATAATATGATGAAAATTGTACAGGGATCAGCAGACAAAGGTGGATTTACGTTGGCGGCACCTTCACTTGATTTTGCAGTGAGCGCGGTATACAACAATCAGATCATCCCTATTACCAAGTTTAGTGCATATGTAGAACGGACTGTCGCCTTGCCTGCTGGCATTGATCCGAATAAAATTACAACCGGTATCGTAGTCGAGCCGGACGGTACGGTTCGCCACGTTCCAACTAAGGTTTTAGAGGATAAGGGTCAATATTTTGCCAAAATCAACAGCTTGACCAATAGTGCTTATTCGATTGTCTGGCACCCGCTTGAATTTAAGGATGTTGCCAATCACTGGGCCAAGGAGTCGGTCAATAATATGGGCTCACGTCTTGTCATCAATGGAACGGGCAATGAGCTATTCAGTCCAAACAAAGATATTACGCGTGCAGAGTTTGCGGCGATTATCGTGAGGGGGCTGGGGCTTAAGCTTGAAAATAGTGCGGCCTCATTTACCGATGTCCAATCAGCTGATTGGTATGGCTCTGCTGTTCAAACAGCGAGCGCTTCTGGTTTAATTAATGGGTTTGAGGACGGCTCGTTCCGTCCGAACGACAAAATCACCCGTGAGCAGGCGATGGCGATTATCGCCAAAGCAATGAAGATCACAGGATTGAAGGACACACTCCCGGCGGTAGAGTCAGGAGAGTTGCTAGGCCGCTATAATGATGCTGCAAAAACGTCCGCTTGGGCAACTGCGGGTATTGCTGATGTGCTGCAAGCCGAAATTGTTACAGGCAGAAGCGACACGCAGCTGGCTCCAAAGGCGAATATGACGCGCGCAGAGGTAGCAGCAATCATCGAGCGCCTATTGAAAACATCCGGTTTAATCTAA